Proteins from a genomic interval of Actinomycetota bacterium:
- a CDS encoding sensor histidine kinase has protein sequence MNRTAPPSRPPLGNAPRGFRGPFARWPRAADAVLAIAVFLAVVFLVDGPGDSIVVRPIGDVPITALLVYAVASAALYWRRRAPLAVLGVVLVAWALTLGDSYSQIGGVAIIALYSAGRYATEDRWGQVGVAAAIAVVSIDLLNDPAPWGEAVFGGVVMFVAWYVGRRLRLRQERTTQLRREQAAEARRIVVEERTRIARELHDVVAHRVSLMTVQAGAAKAVAAKDPEGALRAMAAVEEAGRQALDELRHLLGVLRPETGLDGLGPQPGLADLPRLVEQIRGAGLDVSLATDGVAAGLPARVDLFAYRIVQEALTNVLKHAGPGAHAEVRLGTEPGGIVIEVLDDGKGLEPPSASAGPFRSAGHGIVGMRERALLLGGTLDARPRPGRGFQVVAHLPTGGEPT, from the coding sequence GTGAACCGCACGGCGCCGCCCTCCCGACCGCCGCTCGGGAACGCCCCGAGAGGATTCCGGGGCCCCTTCGCCCGCTGGCCCCGCGCCGCGGACGCCGTCCTGGCCATCGCCGTCTTCCTCGCGGTGGTGTTCCTGGTGGACGGGCCCGGCGATTCGATCGTCGTCCGGCCCATCGGCGACGTTCCGATCACCGCCCTGCTGGTCTACGCCGTGGCCAGCGCGGCGCTGTACTGGCGCAGGCGCGCCCCCCTGGCCGTGCTGGGCGTGGTGCTGGTCGCCTGGGCGCTGACGCTCGGAGACAGCTACTCGCAGATCGGCGGGGTGGCGATCATCGCCCTGTACAGCGCGGGGCGGTACGCCACCGAGGACCGGTGGGGCCAGGTGGGCGTCGCCGCGGCCATCGCCGTGGTCAGCATCGATCTCCTCAACGACCCGGCCCCGTGGGGGGAGGCTGTCTTCGGCGGCGTCGTCATGTTCGTGGCCTGGTACGTCGGGCGCCGCCTCCGGCTGCGGCAGGAGCGCACCACCCAGCTGCGGCGGGAACAGGCCGCCGAGGCCCGCCGGATCGTGGTCGAGGAGCGGACCCGGATCGCCCGCGAGCTGCACGACGTGGTCGCCCACCGGGTGAGCTTGATGACGGTGCAGGCGGGCGCGGCCAAGGCCGTTGCCGCCAAGGACCCCGAGGGTGCCCTGCGGGCGATGGCCGCGGTGGAGGAGGCGGGACGTCAGGCCCTGGACGAGCTGCGCCACCTGCTGGGGGTCCTCCGACCCGAGACCGGCCTCGACGGGCTGGGCCCCCAGCCCGGCCTGGCGGATCTCCCCCGGCTTGTCGAGCAGATCCGCGGGGCGGGCCTGGACGTCTCGCTGGCGACCGATGGGGTGGCGGCCGGGCTTCCGGCCCGCGTGGACCTGTTCGCGTACCGCATCGTCCAGGAGGCGCTCACCAACGTGCTCAAGCACGCCGGTCCCGGGGCCCACGCCGAGGTGCGGCTCGGCACCGAACCGGGCGGGATCGTCATCGAGGTGCTCGACGACGGGAAGGGCTTGGAGCCACCTTCGGCGTCGGCTGGTCCATTCCGGTCGGCGGGGCATGGCATCGTCGGGATGCG